From the Papaver somniferum cultivar HN1 chromosome 2, ASM357369v1, whole genome shotgun sequence genome, the window TGTCATCAATGAAATCATCATCcatcttcattctcttctgaCTACTACCAACCACACCTTCAGGAATCGTATTCTCCATTATCTTTGGGGATATGAATTTGAAGTCTGACACGGAAACTCCAGCAGCTTTGTAATCTGGATTCGTCTCTAGAAATTTCTCTACATCAGCTGGTGATCGTACTTTCTTTCCACCTGGTGCTCTATAAAAGACATCCAATCTGCGGTGATCACTTCTTATAGTCATACCTCTTTCGAAACCAGCTGGTGACTTTGGAAGGTTAGGTTTGTCAATAACCCATGTTCGTGTATTGTCTAACTCTATGTCAGCTGGATCGTCACAATCCACATTATACTGGTCATCACAGAACCACGGTTTCTCTATGAAGTTTGCTCTGATTTCCTCGTACTCTTCTTGGGTTGGAATTAGTCTCCATTTCTCGCACTTCCCACATTGTACTGCAAATGCACCAATCGAAGATTCCCGAACCTTCTGTAATAGAAAATGTAAAGTTGGAAACAAAATTTTAGAAAAACTACAAAACTTCTGTAGTGCAACTACCATCCTAGTATCAAACAATCTCACAAATATCTATCACAACTACATTACAATAAACAAATCGCTCGAGAGGAATGAAAGTCTCAATCGCTGTCACTTGATGCCGAAAGTTATCATAGCAGGGAATATATATGAACTGGGGCAGAGGCCAGGGACGGGCTCGAACCATCATTCCAGGATTTGCAGTCTAATACATTTCCACTATGTTACACGGCCAACTCATTGCGTCTCAGAAACTCCTTTTCTATTATATTAAGTTAACTGGGAGAGGTAGGAATAGGATTCGAACCTACGTAGGCAAAACTCCAACAAATTTACAGTCTGTCGCTTTTAACCGCCCCGGCCACTCTCCCTAAATTGAACTCTCCTCAACTAAAAGCATGAACTTCGTAGGCTTGTTACCATGCAACCAAGGTGATACCAAACATGAGGAGTGTGCAGAGCAAAAGAACCCCACACACTCCCCTCACGTTAGGCCATGCTGAACAATTTGAGGGTCGGGGCAAGTCCTATTTGCTAGACAAGAATCATTTTCTCAAGAACCAAAAGGTATAATTGAGTCTAATTTGGGGAAACCCTAAAATCCTAATAACATGAAAGCAATACTTCATCACTGTTTCACAGACTAAATTCCCCCAATTCTCAGTACATAAAGTTTTCATTTCCATTGACATAaggtttcatcacaagatgtctttcATCTAAAGTCTAAAACAAAATTTGCCCCCGTTTTCTACGGAGAAAACCCAGCTCTAAATTTCTAACAGAATCACAAAATATatccatgaattaaagaaaataaactcaaatttgtgataaaaagaaaaaaccccACTTTCAATATCAAAAAATTACACCAAATCTAAAGTAATTTGATAAGAAGagcaagaggaagaagaagttagAGATTACTTCCATTCCTCTATGTCTGTCTGTACCGAGAGCGGCCGTGTGATTGTGAGTTATTGTGTCCTGAATTGTGAACTCCCCTGTGAATAactcttagagcaactgcagtggacgaccaaACCTATAATTATGTTGCAGGGGCGAGACGCAACGAGACgcagcgggacggagtaaagactaaaagcTGGACCAAAACCAGATTCCGAACCATATTTGGtatgggaccaagaccaaaactatatatagtcgagcgaacgtatagtCACCGTTTGTCATCGGACGTGTATATAAACTACGTCTgt encodes:
- the LOC113353996 gene encoding methyl-CpG-binding domain-containing protein 1-like encodes the protein MEKVRESSIGAFAVQCGKCEKWRLIPTQEEYEEIRANFIEKPWFCDDQYNVDCDDPADIELDNTRTWVIDKPNLPKSPAGFERGMTIRSDHRRLDVFYRAPGGKKVRSPADVEKFLETNPDYKAAGVSVSDFKFISPKIMENTIPEGVVGSSQKRMKMDDDFIDDM